In Bacillus sp. Cs-700, one genomic interval encodes:
- a CDS encoding dipicolinate synthase subunit B has protein sequence MSLKGKHIGFGLTGSHCTYDAVVPQIEELVQLGAKVTPFVSHTVMNTNTRFGEGENWIARIEEITGNEAVNSIVKAEPFGPKTPLDCMVIAPITGNSISKFANAMTESPVLMGAKATLRNEKPVVLGISTNDGLGLNGTNILRLMSTKNIYFIPFGQDDPVKKPNSLVARMPSLRETVEKAILGRQLQPVLIERYLD, from the coding sequence ATGAGTTTGAAAGGAAAACACATTGGGTTTGGTTTAACAGGTTCACATTGTACGTATGATGCGGTTGTTCCTCAAATCGAAGAACTTGTTCAATTAGGCGCGAAGGTGACTCCGTTTGTCTCCCATACCGTTATGAATACAAACACACGCTTTGGGGAAGGGGAAAACTGGATCGCTCGTATTGAAGAAATAACAGGTAATGAAGCAGTTAATTCAATCGTAAAGGCAGAGCCGTTTGGTCCCAAAACACCACTAGACTGCATGGTGATCGCTCCAATAACAGGGAACTCCATTAGTAAATTTGCGAATGCGATGACTGAGTCTCCTGTATTGATGGGGGCAAAAGCAACTTTACGTAATGAAAAACCTGTAGTGTTAGGTATTTCAACCAATGACGGACTTGGACTAAACGGTACGAATATTTTAAGGTTGATGTCTACAAAGAACATTTATTTTATCCCATTTGGCCAGGACGATCCGGTGAAAAAACCAAACTCGTTGGTCGCTCGTATGCCTTCATTAAGAGAAACGGTGGAAAAAGCCATTCTCGGCAGACAGCTTCAGCCAGTTCTAATCGAAAGGTATTTGGATTAA
- the asd gene encoding aspartate-semialdehyde dehydrogenase has translation MSGKKYHVAVVGATGAVGQQMIKTLEERDFPISTLTLLSSSRSAGKKVTFKGQELTVKEATPEAFEGVQLALFSAGGSVSKALAPEAVKHGAIVVDNTSAFRMDPEVPLVVPEVNEGDLNDHKGIIANPNCSTIQMVAALEPLKQAYGLTKIIVSTYQAVSGAGANAVTEMKEQSQAVLNGENYEPQILPVKGDKKHYPIAFNAIPQIDVFEENGFTYEEMKMINETKKIMHDAELHVAATCVRLPIETGHAESVYVEIGKEDVSVEDVKELMKNAPGVTLKDDPANQVYPMPVDAVGKSDVFVGRIRKDLNQKNGFHMWIVSDNLLKGAAWNSVQIAESLSDLNILK, from the coding sequence ATGAGCGGGAAAAAATATCATGTAGCAGTAGTTGGAGCAACAGGGGCAGTCGGACAACAAATGATTAAAACACTAGAGGAACGAGACTTTCCGATATCGACCTTAACGCTCCTTTCATCATCGCGTTCAGCTGGTAAGAAAGTTACCTTCAAAGGGCAAGAGCTAACCGTAAAGGAAGCAACACCTGAAGCGTTTGAAGGGGTTCAGCTCGCTTTATTTAGTGCTGGTGGCAGTGTATCAAAAGCACTTGCACCAGAAGCTGTGAAACACGGAGCTATCGTTGTGGATAATACAAGCGCATTTCGTATGGACCCGGAAGTCCCTCTTGTTGTACCCGAGGTAAACGAAGGGGACTTAAATGATCATAAGGGAATTATCGCAAATCCAAACTGCTCTACTATTCAGATGGTCGCAGCACTTGAACCACTGAAACAAGCATATGGCCTTACTAAAATTATTGTTTCTACTTATCAAGCCGTTTCAGGTGCAGGTGCAAATGCCGTAACTGAAATGAAAGAGCAGTCTCAAGCGGTGCTAAATGGTGAAAATTATGAACCACAAATATTGCCAGTTAAAGGCGATAAGAAGCACTATCCGATCGCTTTCAATGCCATCCCACAAATCGATGTATTTGAAGAAAACGGATTTACTTATGAAGAAATGAAAATGATAAATGAAACAAAGAAAATCATGCATGATGCCGAGCTTCACGTTGCAGCGACTTGCGTTCGTCTTCCAATAGAAACCGGCCACGCTGAATCGGTTTATGTTGAAATTGGAAAGGAAGATGTGAGCGTAGAAGATGTAAAAGAGCTCATGAAAAATGCGCCTGGCGTTACACTGAAAGATGACCCTGCAAACCAGGTTTACCCAATGCCAGTTGATGCGGTAGGCAAATCAGACGTTTTTGTCGGTCGCATCCGAAAAGATTTAAATCAAAAAAATGGCTTCCATATGTGGATTGTCTCTGATAATCTACTGAAGGGGGCGGCATGGAATTCCGTGCAAATTGCTGAAAGCCTATCCGACCTAAATATTTTGAAATAG
- the dapG gene encoding aspartate kinase, with translation MKVIVQKFGGTSLKSEDGRLRAVNHIKDAVNDGYKVVVVVSAMGRKGDPYATDTLLGLIGDRDRKVTSREYDLLVSCGESISSVVFSNLLLNQGLKATAYTGGQAGFMTTAEHSKARILEMKSERLMEELKLMDVVVVTGFQGVTKDGDVTTLGRGGSDTSAAALGAALSAEWVDIFTDVEGIMTADPRIVEKARPLSIVTYNEVCNMAYQGAKVIHPRAVEIAMQAKIPLRIRSTYSSSTGTLVTSATGKPTGEQVIDRLITGIAHVSGVTQIKVYAKEGQYDLQSRVFKAMALEGISVDFINISLTGVVYTVMEEMTERAVVTLNNMGYEPEVIENCAKVSAVGAGMSGVPGVTAKIVESLAVENIDILQSADSHTTIWVLVRQRDLSAAVNALHETFNLHLDPAQEVEQMMDQL, from the coding sequence ATGAAAGTCATCGTGCAGAAGTTTGGCGGTACTTCATTAAAAAGTGAAGACGGCAGACTGAGAGCTGTTAACCATATTAAAGACGCAGTGAACGATGGATATAAAGTTGTTGTCGTTGTTTCTGCAATGGGACGTAAAGGCGATCCCTATGCAACCGACACGCTTCTAGGCCTCATTGGCGACCGAGATCGAAAAGTAACTTCTAGAGAGTATGATTTGCTTGTATCATGTGGCGAAAGCATCTCCTCTGTTGTTTTTTCCAATCTCCTTTTAAATCAAGGTTTGAAAGCAACAGCCTATACTGGTGGCCAGGCTGGATTCATGACAACAGCTGAGCATAGCAAAGCTAGAATTTTGGAAATGAAGTCTGAACGTTTGATGGAAGAGTTAAAGCTCATGGATGTTGTTGTCGTAACAGGCTTTCAGGGTGTTACAAAAGATGGTGATGTCACGACGCTTGGCCGTGGCGGTAGTGACACGTCAGCAGCCGCACTTGGTGCTGCTCTTTCGGCAGAATGGGTTGATATTTTTACCGATGTGGAAGGCATCATGACGGCTGATCCAAGAATTGTGGAAAAAGCCCGACCGCTTTCGATCGTAACCTATAATGAAGTATGCAACATGGCGTATCAAGGAGCGAAGGTTATTCATCCGCGCGCCGTTGAAATTGCGATGCAGGCAAAAATCCCGCTAAGAATTCGATCAACGTATTCCTCGTCGACTGGAACCTTAGTCACATCTGCGACTGGGAAACCAACTGGTGAACAAGTTATAGACCGGCTCATTACGGGTATTGCTCATGTGAGTGGCGTTACACAAATTAAAGTGTATGCGAAAGAAGGACAATACGACCTACAATCGCGCGTATTTAAAGCGATGGCACTTGAAGGGATTAGTGTGGACTTCATTAATATTAGCTTAACGGGTGTTGTGTACACCGTCATGGAAGAAATGACCGAGCGCGCCGTGGTTACGCTAAATAACATGGGTTATGAGCCAGAAGTTATCGAAAATTGTGCAAAGGTTTCAGCAGTTGGTGCTGGCATGAGCGGTGTGCCGGGCGTAACGGCAAAAATTGTCGAGTCATTAGCGGTGGAAAACATTGATATTTTGCAATCAGCTGATTCCCACACCACAATCTGGGTGCTCGTGAGACAGCGTGATCTTTCAGCAGCTGTGAACGCCCTCCATGAAACATTTAACCTCCATCTGGATCCAGCGCAAGAAGTGGAACAGATGATGGATCAGCTTTAA
- the dapA gene encoding 4-hydroxy-tetrahydrodipicolinate synthase — protein sequence MNFGKVLTAMVTPFDRKGYVDFAKTEQLINYLINNGTDGLVVAGTTGESPTLSSEEKVALFKHSVKVADGRVPIIAGTGSNNTHASIELTKKAEAVGVDAIMIVAPYYSKPGQKGLYEHFKAIAESTKLPVMIYNIPGRSVVNMTADTIVELSKISNIVSVKEASGDLDQITDIITRTEASFSVYSGDDGLTLPILSVGGDGVISVASHVLGNEMQQMVSAYESGEVKEAASIHQRILPIMNELFKAPSPSPVKTALQLKGMDVGSVRLPMVPLTAEERSSLAAALNK from the coding sequence ATGAATTTTGGAAAAGTACTTACGGCAATGGTGACCCCATTTGATCGTAAAGGATACGTTGATTTTGCTAAAACAGAGCAACTTATCAACTATTTAATCAATAATGGAACAGATGGACTTGTTGTAGCGGGTACTACTGGTGAGTCACCAACGCTTTCTTCGGAAGAGAAAGTAGCGCTCTTTAAGCATTCGGTGAAAGTGGCGGACGGCCGAGTGCCAATTATCGCAGGAACAGGCAGTAATAATACGCATGCATCGATCGAATTAACGAAAAAAGCAGAAGCTGTAGGTGTCGATGCGATTATGATCGTAGCGCCTTACTATAGCAAACCTGGCCAAAAAGGTCTTTATGAGCATTTTAAAGCGATCGCTGAGTCAACGAAGCTTCCCGTTATGATCTATAACATTCCAGGTCGCTCTGTTGTGAACATGACTGCAGACACGATTGTTGAGCTTTCAAAAATTAGCAACATTGTCTCAGTAAAAGAAGCGAGCGGTGATTTGGATCAAATTACTGACATCATTACCCGTACAGAAGCGTCTTTCTCTGTTTATAGCGGAGACGATGGCTTAACGTTACCGATCTTATCAGTAGGTGGAGATGGCGTCATTTCAGTAGCTTCACACGTTCTTGGTAATGAAATGCAACAAATGGTTTCTGCTTATGAATCTGGTGAGGTGAAAGAAGCAGCATCGATCCATCAACGAATTTTACCAATTATGAATGAACTCTTTAAGGCACCAAGCCCATCTCCTGTGAAGACAGCCCTTCAATTAAAAGGAATGGATGTTGGGAGTGTTCGTTTGCCGATGGTTCCTCTAACAGCAGAAGAACGCTCATCGCTTGCGGCAGCGCTAAATAAGTAA
- a CDS encoding ClpP family protease produces MNSEYRNENPGQEPDPKKDDQSKSTLVDKIQQLGQTNVPSMDQSNIHCLTIIGQIEGHVQLPPQNKTTKYEHLIPQIVAIEQNPKIEGVLILLNTVGGDVEAGLAISEMIASLSKPSVSIVLGGGHSIGVPIAVAANHSFVAETATMTIHPVRLTGLVIGVPQTFEYLDKMQERVVSFVTRHSNITEEKFKELMFSRGNLTRDIGTNVVGDDAVSYGLIDEVGAVGPAMKKLNELIEEYKGKQEGDIVQ; encoded by the coding sequence ATGAACAGTGAGTATCGTAATGAAAACCCGGGGCAGGAGCCCGATCCAAAAAAAGATGATCAATCAAAATCAACGTTAGTGGATAAAATCCAGCAGCTAGGACAAACGAACGTCCCTAGTATGGATCAGTCCAATATTCATTGTTTAACGATCATTGGTCAAATAGAAGGGCATGTGCAGCTCCCACCACAGAATAAAACAACGAAGTATGAGCACCTTATTCCACAAATTGTCGCGATCGAGCAAAACCCAAAAATCGAAGGCGTGTTAATTCTTCTAAATACAGTAGGGGGCGATGTGGAAGCAGGACTTGCCATATCTGAAATGATCGCCTCTCTCTCGAAACCGTCGGTATCCATCGTTCTCGGCGGTGGACATTCTATCGGCGTTCCAATCGCGGTTGCGGCGAACCATTCTTTTGTGGCTGAAACGGCAACGATGACGATTCACCCTGTGCGTTTGACCGGCTTAGTGATCGGTGTCCCGCAAACATTTGAGTATTTAGATAAAATGCAAGAGCGTGTGGTAAGTTTTGTTACGAGACATTCGAATATTACTGAAGAGAAATTTAAAGAACTAATGTTTTCACGAGGAAATTTGACGAGGGATATTGGAACAAACGTTGTCGGAGATGATGCGGTAAGCTACGGTTTAATTGATGAGGTTGGTGCCGTAGGACCAGCGATGAAAAAGCTAAATGAATTAATTGAAGAATACAAAGGCAAACAAGAGGGTGACATTGTCCAATGA
- a CDS encoding YlzJ-like family protein, producing the protein MILYTILPNEAVFPPDQSVYEQQKIIEWNGVQLLVERTSLTECRVVQVLSTDPQDYLNDATQPGQMLTLSTSPLK; encoded by the coding sequence ATGATTCTTTACACCATTCTCCCGAACGAAGCGGTTTTCCCACCGGACCAGAGCGTATATGAGCAACAAAAGATCATTGAATGGAATGGCGTTCAGTTACTCGTTGAGAGAACATCGCTTACCGAGTGTCGCGTCGTTCAGGTGCTGAGCACAGATCCACAAGACTATTTAAATGACGCGACACAGCCAGGACAAATGTTAACGTTATCAACTTCCCCGCTGAAATAG